In Pseudobdellovibrio exovorus JSS, the genomic stretch ATGTGGGACGCATTTCAGATCCGATGTTTTTGGATGGAGATTTGCCCGTGGCTCCCAGCGCGATTCGTCCTGCGGGACATGTGAGCTTGGTGCGTCCATACAAAGACTATGTCACACCACGGGCTCTAGAAACACAGGAAGTGGAAGCGATTGTTCAAGGCTATCGTCGCGGAGCTGAAAATGCGAAGAAGGCTGGATTTGACGGAGTTGAAATTCATGCGGCCAACGGGTATCTGATAGATCAATTTTTACAAGACAGCACGAATAAACGCACAGATCGCTATGGTGGCCCCATTGAAAATCGCGCACGGTTTCTGCTCGAGATTGTCGATGAGGCTATCGCTGTTTGGGGTGCGGATCGTGTGGGCGTACATTTAGCTCCTCGTATGGATTCCCATGATATGGGTGACTCCAATCCACGTGATCTTTTTGGTTATGTAGCCCGTGAGCTGGGCCAGCGTAAGATTGCTTTTATTTTTACTCGTGAAGTGGAAGGGCCTGATTCATTGGGGCCTTATCTTAAGAAAGAATTCGGCGGAATTCTGATTGCTAATCAAAAGTATACAAAAGAAACAGCAGAAGCTGCTATTCAGCGTGGGGACGCGGATGCGGTCGCTTGGGGTGTGAATTTTATTGCGAATCCTGATTTACCCAAGCGATTACTTGAAAATTTGCCTCTGAACTCACCGAACCCAGAGACCTTTTACCAAGGCGGGCCAGAGGGCTATATAGATTACCCATTTTACTAGATCGGATTGTGCTCGGACTATGACTTTAAAGTCAGGCGTATCGGACAGTGATCTGAACCAACGACTTCGGGAAGATGAATCATTTTCTTGATAAGATCGTCAGACTCTGGGTTGGCTAAAAAGTAATCTAGACGCCAACCGATATTTCGTTCGCGAATCCCCGGGCGATAACTCCACCATGTGTAGTGACCGCCACCTTTTTCGAATTTTCTAAAAGTGTCGATCCAGCCACGCTTCACGATCATTTTTTCCATCCAAGCGCGCTCTTCGGGAAGAAATCCTGCGTTTTTAGTATTGGTCTTTGGATTTTTTAGGTCGATCTCTGTGTGGGCAATATTTAAGTCTCCACAGATAACGACCTGTCGGCCTTTTTTTCTAAGCTGTTCCAGTCTTTTTTCTGCCGCATTAAGGAAAGCCAGCTTGTAGGGTAAACGAACCCCCTCCCTTTGAGAATTTGGAAAATAACTGGTGATAAGAGTCAGATTTTTGTAATCAGCTTCAAGCCATCGGCCCTCGTTGTCGAATTCAGGTAAACCTAACCCGCTCCGGACAGCTTCAGGGTCTTTTTTGCTATAGATGACAAGTCCTGAGTAGCCAGGCTTTTTAGCGAAATGCCAATGGGAATGATAGCGGGATGGGTGGTAAAAGGTTTCATCTTTTTGGATGGCCTGTTCGTTGATTTTAATTTCCTGTAAGCAGACGATATCTGCCTTTTCCTCTTCGAACCATTTTGCAAAATTCTTGCGATGTACCGAGCGAATTCCATTTACATTCCAACTGACGATTTTCATGGGGTCATATTAGGGTATCTGTCTGCAAAAATCCAAATCTAAAGAATGAAATTGCTTGGTAAGATCAGCCTATGCAGAAAAGATATAAAATGTACAGAGTTAGAGGATACAATCTGCTTCGGATTGCTTCGGAAACTCAATAGAGGCCGTAGTGGCCGAAAAAACAAGTATTAGTGTTGATGTTAAGACGAAATTCTTATAAAAAACTGTTCCATCATGCCGAGTATCTATAATTACACAGACTTTAAAGCTTTTTTAATCGACGAAATGCAGGAAAGAAGTCTTCGCAATAAACGCTATTCACTGCGGGCTTTTGCACGTGATTTGAATTTCAGTAATTCCAGATTGTCATACATATTAAATAAATCCGCAGGTATTAGTTTGGATACAGCAAGAAAAATGGCAAAGTCATTGGGGCTTTCTGATATGGAAAGAGAATACTTTGTTAATATCGTTCAAGCGAATTATGGGAGATCTAAAAAACTTCGTGTGGCTGCAGCCGAGCGGGTTAATTCTCAGATAAAAAGAAGAAATTTTAAATTATTTAAAACCAACTTCTCGGGCTTGTTGTCTGAATGGTACTATATGCCGTTGATGGAACTTGTGATCCTAAAGAAGGCTAAAAGTCTGAAATCATTATCTGCTATTTTGGGTGTTAAAGAGGTGGTGGTTAAAAAGGCCTTAAGACAGCTTGTAGATAACGGCTATCTACTTCAAAAAAATGACGATACTTATGAAAAGGTAAATGAATTTTTAAAAATAGATAGTTTTACCCCATCAGAGCAGATCCGTAACTTCCATAAGCAAATAATTAAAAGATCAGCGTCCGAGATTGAGCGCCAACAGATTGCAAATCGTAAGTACATGAGTGCCGTTTTCGGATTTAAGAAAGATCAACTGCAAGAGGCAAGGCAAGAGATTGAAAGAATGCAGATGGAATTTATGCAGAAGTTTGCTGTTTCAGATAGTGCGGACAGTGTGTACTGTGTGTCCATGCAATTCTTTGAATTGACAGAAGGACAAAATCCAAACTGAAGAGAGTTAGATTTTTAAAGATGGATAAAGGCAAGAGTTTTGAGGAGAGCCATAAATGTATAAAATGTTACTAAAGATCAGCACGACTATGATTTTACTATCATTTCAGTTCGCACTAGCGGCCACTGATAATAGCCTTGATGGGGGTAGTGTCGTTGGTGATGGTGGTACTATTGTAATCTGTTCAGAGAAGACTCCTCGCTTCCTGAATGTAATGGAGAACTACTCTTATCAAAAGCAAGCGGCAGAAGACTATGCTCATTACAGAGCGGTTGAAAATAAGCGCTCACGTACCGAATACATTGAAATTCTACAAAAGATTGCCGCAGAAAAAGTCGCAGCTTTAAAACAAGAAGGTTACAGGTATGCTGTCGATACCAATTTTGATCTTTTTAAAAACAAGGAATCTCTTATTCAGGATGTTTCGTCTTTGAAAGAAACCAAGGTTCGTACGCGCGGGGTGGTGTTTTCAGACGATTTCTCAAATCAATTGGGGTTTCAGGATTGTGATCTTAAAGTAGGAGCTGTTCGCCCTGTATTTGATTCCTATTTCTTTTACAATACTAAAAAAGATGTAATTGAGTGGATAGATTCTTACTGTGGTGATCTGAGTCGACATGGATATGGCTGTATATTAATGGACTTCGACTTAGTTGCGTCTATGAGCCAATTAGACCAAGCGTGCTTTGTGACCCATGAAGTTTTAAGGGTGGTTTATCAAACCTATTCGAGTGCACTGCAGACACGCTATCGTCAAATGATAGCTGATATTTGCGTTGAAGCCGCTCGTCGTGTGCAATAAGTCCCTAGCAATTTGTCACACTGTCGATGTCTTATACGTCTGACTCATTCCGAGACACACTATAAACGCATTGGGGTTGGCATTAGTGTTGTAAGCAGGTTCCTTCGAAACCGTTAACACATTAACAGCCTATTTCCTGAAAGGAATGCCCCATGAAACATGTATTACTAAGTGTTGGATTGATTTTGTCATCTGTAGCTGCTCATGCTCAATTGAAAGAAGTTCCGGCTAATACGCTAGGCGCTTATAAAATTGCTGTTATTCAGCGTATTCAATCTATGGAGTGTTCGCGTGGTTTAAATGTTTCAAACATGATTGACGGGGCTACGAAGGCTTTAATTGATGAATCTAGCGCTCAACCCGTCATAACATTTATTGTGGATGCTGGTGTTGTTGGGCGTGGGATAGTGGAAGTTGTCAGCACGGATTACAACACGATCAGCAGCGCGACAGCGCGCTATCAGAGCTTAGTTAACGTAGATGTGAGCCAAGATATTCGCAATCCTATCATCGAGCAAAGATGGGTAGATATGACCGCAGCGACATCGTGTACATCACAAGCTAAATAATAGAGTCGTCAATCTATTAGACACCTGTCTTCTTATTTAAGGAGGCAGGTTCTAGAATCAATATATTGGATTTAGCTGCTTCAAAATGATTTAAATTCTAGGCCTGTTCATTGCAAACATCCTAGATATGTTGAAAAAGTATAAAAGCGCAGCCTTACTATTTATCTCGATTCAGGCACTGAGTGTATTTTCTTTTGCTGCGGAAATGCCTTTCTATCATGTCACGACAGAGGCCTCTGTTCTGCGTGATGCTCGTTTAGAAAATCCTATCAATATTCCAGAGGGTTCAAAGGTTAGCATTCAATCCCACTATTTACGTGATAAACTAGGAACAGCATCACCAACTCAAGATCAAATCCAAAGACTTCTATTGAATCCGGGTGAAGCGTCTAGAGGACGCATTTCCACGCGACGTTTTTACCATACAGGAAGTCGCACGCCACGCTATGACTATTTCTTTCCTGTGACGATCACTTTGCCTTCTGGTGAAGTTAAAGTCGGCGCTATGGCCTTGCAATACTATAATCGCTCGGGACAACTGGAGATCAAAAGAACAGATGGAGCTGATCCAAGCCGTTTTCAATCCGCTGAAATAACACAGCAAATTCGTAGTTTAGTGGATGATAATAAACCAGCGGAAACAGAAGCCTCTGTTTGTACAAACTGTGATAGCAGCCGCGGCGTTGAACAAGTTCGTGACTTACAAGTGGTGGCTGACAGAGCCCAAGCTGATGCCAGCGAAAGAACTTCTACTAATCTATGGCAGCGCTATCAGACATTTGCTCGCGAGTTTGCAAGTTCTCATCGTGTTACGCGTGCGAATGCCGGACAGATGAAAAGAACATTTGTAAGAAGCTTAATCAGTCGCTTTGGTGCGGCTGAAGCGGGTATTATTATGACAGCTTTAACGGGCTATGCAGAAGCCCCACATCGTAATTCTAATAATGCACAAATGGCTGAAATCGCAGCTGTTATTAAAGTTATCGAAAATCGTGCGAGTTCAAAATTTAGTCGTCGCAGTCGTACATTACGTGATATCGGTGTGTCTGTAGATGCTGACGCACGCTTAACAAATGTATTAGCAGATTGGCAGTTTTCGGTGTGGAATGACCGTGATCAAAACCTAGTTCGTATTTTAAGTTACCATCCTGAAAGAGCAGATAGCTTAACTCGCCGTAAAATGCAGTTGGCTTTTGAGTCTCAACAATTAATGAAAACCAACCGTATTACATTCTCGGGTGCTATGAATAGTCCGACATTGCGTCACTACCATGCTAACTATGTAAATCCAAGCTGGAGACGTGCCGGTCAACAAGTTCGTAGCGCGATAGTTAATGTGAATGGCACAGCGGTGAATTTAGCTCAACAAAGTGGATCTCGCCATATTTTCTACACAGGAGTTCGCTAATGAAGATTTGGGCGACAACGCTTCTAACTCTTTGTGTGGGCCTTTCTGCAGGAGCTCAAAATTTTCAATTGCAAAAATCTATTAAAAGACAGGCGATTGATTGTAGTGCTGAAAAAAATGTAATTACATTTGCAAAAACAAATCAAAAGTATGTCCTCTATGATCAAAACTTAACGCCCGTTAAAGTAATGAAGTGTGAAAAGATAGAAGTATCGAAAGATTTGGTATTTTATAGCGTATTATTCGGTAGCCACATTCAAGAGACAAGTGGAACACAAAGGATACTGATCTATGAGTTGGCACAGCCGGCTTCAGGGAAAAGTATGAAAACAGTTCGCTCTGAAGTTGTAGATCAAGTCGAGCTAGCAGGGGACCCTGCCAGTGATAAATTTGAATTTGCGATTGAAACTCAGTGGGGACAGGATGCGAAAGACAAATCAGTCTTGTTACAAGTTCGAATTTATTCGAAAAAAGAAAAGCCAGAGCCTTTCTATTTAAAGTATAATGCTAAAAACGTCTGGTTTGAAAATGTTATCAGTGACACGAATGTTAAATCGACTCATAAATAGGAATGCCTCCATTTAAAAAATATAAATTTGTATTGGTGATAGCGATGGTTAGCGGTTTACTGCTCGGAGCCTGTTCTCATACATCACCCGAGCCAGTGGCCGAAAATCATATAACGATCCCAGCACAAGAAGGTTCTGCTATAGCGGTGCGCACGGAAAGCTATGCAAGGCCTCCTTATTCAGGTGCGACCTACTTCTTATATGAAAAAGACGGACAAGTGATCTGCACGAAGTTAAAAGTCTGCAATAAGTATAATGAATGCGAAACGACCTACAAATCCGGATTGTTTCGTGATGAAGAAGAAATGGAAGAGGGTGTTGAACCTTTTGAAAAAACGGAGTCTCAGGTGATCGCGCCAGAAAAGCTCAAGCTTCATCAGTGTCTTGAACTTCTAAAGAAAGAAAAGTAGTCGTTGGGTTATAGGCAAGGCATAGTTTGAGCTTTGTGTGCGAGTTCTCGAGCGTATTCATTTTGATTACGTCCAGCCTTTGGTTCGACTTGTGCGACAGCGCAAGAGGAGTTTCCTTTAAGTTTGCTGACGATTAAGTAAGATGTATCGCGTCCCTCATCATTAGCTACGTTAATTCGGTGAATTAACGCTAAAGGTGAGCCGTCTTCCACAAGCCATTCGATAAACTTTGAAGGTACATCATGGAATCTCATAAAATGAGTGAGGCGAATAGTTCTGTTTTTATAAACAAGAGACAGTGAGTACCTTAAGTCACCACCTGAGATTTTGACTTTGTAATCACCTTGTCCAGAGCATTCCATGTCGAGCATGTCAATTTCTGCATCCAGATCATCCGTCGTG encodes the following:
- a CDS encoding exodeoxyribonuclease III, encoding MKIVSWNVNGIRSVHRKNFAKWFEEEKADIVCLQEIKINEQAIQKDETFYHPSRYHSHWHFAKKPGYSGLVIYSKKDPEAVRSGLGLPEFDNEGRWLEADYKNLTLITSYFPNSQREGVRLPYKLAFLNAAEKRLEQLRKKGRQVVICGDLNIAHTEIDLKNPKTNTKNAGFLPEERAWMEKMIVKRGWIDTFRKFEKGGGHYTWWSYRPGIRERNIGWRLDYFLANPESDDLIKKMIHLPEVVGSDHCPIRLTLKS
- a CDS encoding alkene reductase; translation: MSSVLSQPLKLGALTLPNRIIMAPLTRSRSNEQRVPNELMLEYYKQRSSAGLILTEATVMDPKGAGYANTPGIYSDEQVQGWKKITEAVHAEGGRIFLQMWHVGRISDPMFLDGDLPVAPSAIRPAGHVSLVRPYKDYVTPRALETQEVEAIVQGYRRGAENAKKAGFDGVEIHAANGYLIDQFLQDSTNKRTDRYGGPIENRARFLLEIVDEAIAVWGADRVGVHLAPRMDSHDMGDSNPRDLFGYVARELGQRKIAFIFTREVEGPDSLGPYLKKEFGGILIANQKYTKETAEAAIQRGDADAVAWGVNFIANPDLPKRLLENLPLNSPNPETFYQGGPEGYIDYPFY
- a CDS encoding TIGR02147 family protein → MPSIYNYTDFKAFLIDEMQERSLRNKRYSLRAFARDLNFSNSRLSYILNKSAGISLDTARKMAKSLGLSDMEREYFVNIVQANYGRSKKLRVAAAERVNSQIKRRNFKLFKTNFSGLLSEWYYMPLMELVILKKAKSLKSLSAILGVKEVVVKKALRQLVDNGYLLQKNDDTYEKVNEFLKIDSFTPSEQIRNFHKQIIKRSASEIERQQIANRKYMSAVFGFKKDQLQEARQEIERMQMEFMQKFAVSDSADSVYCVSMQFFELTEGQNPN